A segment of the Leptolyngbya sp. NIES-3755 genome:
GGCAAGTCAGACTCTGGAATGTTGCAAATGGGCAAGTCGAGCACACTTGGGCAGGACATCATTTTTTCACAAAGACTGTTTGCTTTAGTCCCAATGGCAAACAGCTTGCAAGTGGTTCTCATGATTTTTTCGTCAAAATTTGGGACATTCAAACGCGACAATGTTTGCGATCGTTCAACGGACATCAGAATGTCGTGATAGCGCTTGCTTGGAGTTTAGATGGGCAGTTCCTGATTAGTGCAGATTGGTATAGTATCAAGCTTTGGGAAGTTGCAACTGGGCAATGTATTGCAGAACTAACACCAGGTGCTAAGGCAATAATCTTATCGATGACTCGCCATCCAACACGGGATCTATTTGCACTGTGCATGGATAGCCAGATTCAGCTTTGGGATTTGAGCGATCGCAAATCGCAACACTACACTCGTACCCTCATTGGACATACTGCCCTAACATTTTACGCAGCGTGGCATCCAGACGGAAGAAGACTCGCGACCGCTTCCCACGATCAGACGCTCAAAGTTTGGGACACTCACACCGGCGACTGTCTGATCACACTGCAAGGGAATAGCCCGATGTGGACAGTGCTTTGGCTCTCAGATGGGCGAACGCTCGCTAGCACAAATTCGGATGGGTTGCTGCAAGTGTGGGATAGTGAAACGGGGCAATGTGTGCGCGTGATTCGAGCACACCAAGTCATGATCTGGGCGCTGATTGCTCATCCGACTCGTCCTGTTATTGCAACGGGCAGCGAAGAACAGAATGTTAAATTCTGGAGTACTCAAACCTGGGATTGTTTAAGAACGCTCCAGGGCTATGACAATACATTATGGAATGCTGAAACTGGAGAATGCTTACAGACGCTGCAACCGGATCGTCCTTATGAAGGGATGAATATTACTGGAGTAACTGGCATTACCCCAGCTCAACAGCAGTCCTTGATCAGTTTGGGTGCCGTCGAACGAATAGATTAAACGCTCAAGCGTTTCTGAATTGAGCTAAATTTTGCATCGCATCCCACCAGTGCGATCGTCCTTTCTTCTGATTCCAATCCCAATATTCACACCCCCAGAGCATCACTGAGCGATACCCCAACGCGGCAACGGAACGCACCAATTCGCTAGCTTGTAGAGGGGAAGAACTCGGATAGTTCAGTTTCCGAACCGGAACCAGTTCACCCGGCTCCCAAGGTTCCGCTTGGGCTTCAGCAATCCAGCTTTCTTTGCGATCGTCACTCAAAACTTGCTGCCAAATTTGCAGTTTACGCCAGTATGCCTCGCTCGGTTGAAGATAGGACTGTTTGCCATCTGGAACCTTAGCATAAACATTGATCCCTACTGCATCTGCAAGTTTTCGACTCGCTTGAAAGGCTTGATCATCTTCGGGTTGAGGATGCGGAAGATGAATGCCTGCTGTGAGTAGAATCTTTTGCTGCGATCGCGCCCTACTTCGCACGAGTTTCACTTCTTGCTGCACAAATTCAGGACTGATCGATCGTCCTCCGGTAATTTCAAATCGCACAAATGGCTCATTTTCGACTTGCCAGTAGTGCAGGCTAGAAGCATCACGAACGTGGGAAACGACTGCATCAATTAGCTTGAGTGTAAGATCGGCAATCGCTGGATTACTATCCATTGGCTTCTCAGAAGCTCGTGTATCGTAGTATGCCTCCAACCATCTTGGAAAATGGAATTCGGGATAGCGTGGCGCTTTCATGCCGACAGTTAAGACAACTTTGACGGTTCGTCGATCGCTTTCTTCGAGCAGCCAATCGATCGTTTTGAAATCGTATTGATTCTCTACAGCTTCGATTTCGTTCCAGTAGCTACAGAGGCGGATGCGATCGAAGCCCACCTCACAAAGTCGTTGAAAGGTATCCTGATAGTCCAGTCCCAAGTAAGAACATTGAAGCTGGCTAAAAGTCGTTCCCAATAGAAAGGAAGATTCAGGTGGAGTAGACATGGCATTTACCTTTGATGACGAAATGACTCCTAAAACAGTCAAACTGAGTCGTGCGGTGAACTGTCTACGGGTTAACTGCATTAACTGTGAGGCGACGACCATTGCTTTAACTCGATTGCTCTAAGTCTAAAGTAGACAATAGAACTTGCGGTGTCAGTCGGAAAAGATCGGATGTGCGATCGGAAATAATCTGAATTGCAATCTTCAGAGTTCTAAAATTGCAGCAATTTGATCTGCTAAGGTTAATGGATCATAAGGTTTCGTAATCACAGCCGCGATCGCGAATTGGGTAAACTGACGACGATCGGAAGCCTGAGCTTTGGCAGTTAAGAGAATCACTGGAATGTTATGAGTTGCTGGATTTGCTTGGAGCCGCTCGAAGGTTGCTAATCCATCCATATCGGGCATCATCACATCGAGCAGAACGGCATCGGGTTGCTCGATCGCGGCTTTTTCTAACCCTTCTGCACTTGATCCAGCCGTTAGCACTTCCCATCCTCGTGCAATCTCTAAGCACAGTTGTGTTGTTTCTCGAATGTCTGGCTCATCATCAATAATCAAAATTCGTTTGGTCATACTTTATCCACCTGAGAACACTGGGATTGTGAAATAGAACGTGCTTCCTGCTTCAAATCGGCTCTCTACCCAGATTTGCCCATCATGCTGCTGCACAATCTCGCGACAGATCGCAAGTCCTAAACCTGTTCCACCCTGTTGCCGAGAGTTCGACGCATCGACTTGCTGAAAGCGATCGAAGATAACATCCAGCTTATCTTCAGGAATTCCAATCCCTTGATCTTTGACACAAAACCGCACATAAGCCCCGCCCGATCGATTTCGCTTACGTTTACGATGAGAATCGACAAATTCGGCAGTGAGCCAAACGGTTGAACCTGCGGGAGAGAACTTAATGGCGTTATTTAATAGATTCGTGAGGGTTTGAATAATGCGATCGGGATCTGCCCAAAGTTCTGCCGCGATCGAGGTTACAGATAGCTTGATTCCCTCACGTTCTGCCATTGCTCGCATTGCATCAGTGGATTGCACCATCACTTCCGCAGCATTACAGCGGCGTTTATCCATTGCAACTTTACCGAATTTGATGCGCTCGATGTCTAAGATGTCGCTGATTAATCGAACTAATCGATTGGTGTTTGAATAAGCAATCTCTAACATTCGCTTGCTCTTATCCGGGCGATCGTCGATCAGTCCACTAGAAAGCAATCCCAGAGTGCTACGAATCGAAGTTAACGGCGTTCTCAGTTCATGAGACACGATCGAGACAAATTCATCTTTCATTTGTTCGACTGCTTGGCGATCGGTGATGTCTTTGAAAACGATAACGGCTCCTGCAATACGATCGCATTCTAGAATTGGACTGCTCACATATTCAACGGGGAATGTTGAACCATCTCGGTGCTGGAATAAATCACCGCTGCAATGCTCGACCGTTCCTTTACGAATCGTGGTATGAATCGGACTATCTGCTAATAGATAAGGAATTCCATCAGATTTAGAGTGCTTCAGATAAGTGTGCATCCATTGACCCACCAGATCATCCACTTCATAGCCCAACATCTTCGCAGCAGTGGAATTTACAAAGGTGATGACACCTTGAGCATCAATTCCATAGATACCATCCCCCGCAGAGTTGAGAATGAGTTCATTTTGATGGCTCAATCGTTCGATCGAGGCTTCGGCTCGTTGTCGTTCTTCAATAATGAATTCTCGTTGCTCAATTTGTCTGATCAGTTCCTCATTCGTGCGCTGAAGCTGCATTGTTCTTTGTAAAACACAGCGCTCTAAGTTCGAGTTCAGTGTCGCAAGTTCGAGTTCTACTTTTTTGCGGCGTTTCACATCGCGTTTTAGATGAGCATTCAGCGATCGTACTCTTTGAAATAAGCTGCGTTGATGAATTGCAACCGCGAATAAATGGCTTAACGTATGAGCAAGTTCTCGATCGAAGTTTGTCCAGGGTTGTGCTTGCCCTGTTCTTAGTTCCTTCCAGCTTTCAAACGATCGTTTAGGTATAATTTGCCTTGGATCGTCTTGACCGAGCTTTCCTGCCCAAATTCGCTCAATGTCAATCTCCGATCGAAAGACACTGAGATGCCCTAAAATTTGCTGGCGGTATTGAATCGGAATGACTAGAACACTCCGAATCTTTGCATCGATCAGCGAAATTGCTAATTCTTCGGGCATCTCAGAGAGTTCAATGTTATCAACTAGCCAACCTCCTTCAGTGCGAGGTTCTAAATCTAACCAGGTTTGCCACAACGGATGATGTTCTAATACAGGTGGCGAAGATTGTCGATCGAAGCTATTCAAAGCAGCAGGAAGCACAGGCTGTCTTCCTTCGATAAAAAACTGCGAAGGTTGATGAATGCCTTGAGGGATGATGTAAAGGGAGCGTGTCACCTTCTTGAGAGAATAGATGTCGTGGGATTCAGTTGCTCATTGAGATAAGCACAGCGTTGTGCCAGCACTTTCGGAATATGCTCCGCTTTCCACCGACCTCCAACAATCTGCAACCGTTGATCAATTTGTTTGACCAACGATTCCACGGCTCCTGACCCAATCGAACATAGCTCCTCAGCCGCGTAGTAGTCGTAGTTCACAATCCGATGTTGATGCTTCAGCAGATAGTTGCAAAACCGCTCTGCCTCATCGGAGGGACACGCCGCTAATTGGGCTAGAGCAGCGCTCACATCTCCTTTCCATAACTGAGCTTCTATCTGTTCTCGGTCGATTTCGTCGCTCGATAACTTGAACAAGTTCTCCTTGAGATGATACCAATCGAGAATCTCAATCCGTTGCTCGCTCAACGCGACGATCTGCTGATGCAAGTTCCAGATGCCGTCGTGTCCATCGCCCAGACAGACAACGACCTCTGCCATCGGACGCGCGCTCACTGTTGCGACCAATGCCTCATTGTCCTGAAACCAAGCTCGACTTTCTCCCTTGCCATTGATGCGAACGGCTTTGTACTGTCGCCAGTCCGGTTCGTCTTGAGTGCCACTGGTTAACTTCACATTGCCGCCATCAATACTGATTTCCAGAATCGGCTCTGGCGCTTCGGGTTCAAGTTCTTCCCACGGTTGTCGCTGGACTAATCGTTGTTGCGTTTTGGCGCTGACGCGCATTCCTGTATACACCGCGATGTCTCGTTCTGCGCGGGCATAGGAAACCGTTGCACTCGCTCTCAAACAGCACGCTTCCAAGTAAGGACTCATTTGGCTTCTCGCAGATACCCCTAATCGTGTCGCTTGTTCACTCGTCAATTGCAGTTCTCCTAAGATACTTTTCAACCGTCGCGGGTAGCCTTCAGTTGTGGCGGTAACTGCTGTGATAAAAAACTCCCTAATCCTGGTGTGACGTGCTGTTGCACTTGAGTTCGCACCATCGCTTCGATTTCTGCCAAATTCGTTATCTGGCTTTTGTCAGCATCGTTGTACAAGATTTTTGCAATCGCTTGAACATGGGCATTCAGCGCTTGTTGGTCTTCAGGAGTCATCGCGGGAACCTCTTCAGGAATCGGTTTCCTTTATTCTCATTTTTCTCCTCAGAAGGTGACACGCTCCCGATGTAAAGCCGTCCGCCGATTCCCTCAAAAGCTTGTACAACCTGTTCTAGAGCTTGTTGGAGTTGCATTTCAGGAAGCGCATGGAGCAGAGAAGTAATTTGATTAATTGCGGCTTCTTGAGCAGCATAGCGACGAGTTTCGTGGAGAATATTCGATTGTGCGATCGCAATGGATACCTGATCAGAAATCAACTGTATGATCTGAAGCTCTGCCTGGGTAAATCGATGCGGTTCACTATGATGCGATACTAACAATCCCCAAAGTTCACCCTGAGCAATAATCGGCACTACTAACGACGATCGCACTCCCATCGCAGTTAAGTACTCAATATGACACGGATCAACCGCACGAAAATATAGCTCTCCCTCGATCACTGTTCCATTAGAATCCTCGATCAAAGGACTTGTGCCGATTTCCTGAGTAGACACATCCACAATCGATCGCTGTCTGACTTTGAGAAAGAGTTCTCTCGCTTCAGGTGGAATATCGCCTGCTGGAAACCAATGATTGAGCAATGACGGTAATCGATTGTCTTGAATCGATTCTGCCACGACTTCACCGCTGCCATCTGTATCGAATCGATAGATTTTGACGCGATCGGTTTGCAAAAATGCACGAACTTCCGCAACAGTCGCGTTTAGAATCGTGGGTAGTTCTAGAGATTGTCGAATTTGATTGATCATTCGATGCAACAGCACCGCGAATGCTGTTTGTTGAGCTTCTGATAGCGTGGCATCGTGTGGGGTAGAGAACATAGCCGTTTCGATCTATGAAGGACAGGACACTAGCGTTTGAACAATCCGCGATCGCTCTAAGATCTGGATGCGTTCCTGATCGCATAATTTTCGCGGGTTAAGACGGTTTCGAGCATTTGAGCTATGCAGTCATCGTCCTCAACAAGCAGAATTCTCATACACGAAACCTCTTCCGCTGATTCCAGCATCGATCTTAGGCTTGCGTAACTTTACCTGTCATTATCAATACAAATCGTAGATTTAGTCATATCTATTCACAGAACTTTTTCTTTTTAGATACTTCTTGATGATTAATGAGCAATAACTCTTATTGCTAATCCCCAACGCCGTACACCAGATACAAATCAGCCACTCATCCATACTGGCAGCTTCCCAAATCGGATGAAACCGATTGATTGTGTGACGATTCGTTTGGGGACTCTAAACAATCGTGAAGTTATCTTGCTAAATCGCTAAACGACTTCTATCGTTAGCAATTGATACAAAGTCAGTAGAAACTGGTTATGCAAAGCACTTCATTGCTCGGTTCACTAGACTTAGAGAATTTACTCGATCGCGCCCCCGCCATCGTTGCATCTGATTGTTCTGTAAGATCAGCGATCGCTCAAATGCGTCAAGTTAGCGCGTCTTATCTACTGGTGATGGAAAATACCCGCCTGATTGGAACGTTTACCGAAACGGACATTACAACCCTTGCCATTTCGCGACCTAATTTTCTCGATCTTGCCCTTGCTGATGTGATCCTACAACCCGTAATCACGATCAAAAACGCACTTGATCGTTCCTATTTAGAACTATTGACCTGGATGGTAGAGCAACAGATTGACTACCTGCCAATTCTAGAAGCATCAGGACAAGTTTTAGGAGTCATCACCCCCACGACCACAAAGCAGGCACTCCTGAGGCAAAATCAAATCGATACCATGTCACAAGCGCTTGAAAGCACCATCCGATCACTGGAATTTCAGAAGTTTGCACTCGACCAATCTGCGATCGTAGCGGTCACTGATCGTCACGGCATCATCACAGAGGTGAACGATACATTTTGTCAAATCTCTCAATATCCCAGAGCAGAACTAATTGGGCAGTCTCACCGCATTATTAACTCTGGTTATCATCCACCCGAATTTTTCCAACAGCTTTGGGCGACCATTTCTAGTGGCAAGGTTTGGCGAGGTGATATTAAGAACCGGGCGAAAGATGGCAGCTTTTACTGGGTGGCAACCACGATCGTGCCGTTTCTAGATGCTGAGAACAAGCCCTTTCAGTACCTTGCGATTCGATTTGATATTAGCGATCGTAAAGCGTCGGAAGAAAAAATTCGCGAACAAGCCACTCTGTTAAACGTTGCCACAGATGCAATTTCGCTACGAGATTTAGACAATCGAATTCTTTACTGGAATCAGGGAGCCGAGCGGTTGTATGGCTGGAAAGCAGCAGAAGCGATCGGGCAGAAAGACACTGACTTGATTTGCCCAGACGCGATCGCCCAAGTCGAAGCCGCACTTCAAACCGTGATTCAAGAGGGACAATGGCAGGGGGAACTTTCAAAGATCAGCAAAGCAGGGAAAAAGCTTTTAGTTGAAAATCGCTGGACGTTGATTCGGGATGAGCAAGGCAATCCGAAATCCATCTTGACCGTTGCAACAGACATTACAGAAAGAAAGCAACTCGAACGCCAATTCTTACGGGCACAACGCATGGAAAGTTTGGGAACCCTTGCCAGCGGAATTGCTCATGATTTGAACAATATTCTCACCCCCATTCTGGCAGCCGCCCAACTCTTACCGCTGCAATTTCCCACCGTGAGTGAGCAGAGCCAAACCTTGCTCACAATCTTGTCAGAAAGCGCGAAACGAGGCAGCGATCTCGTAACCCAAATTTTGTCGTTTGCACGAGGCATGGATGGACAACACGCTCCGCTACAAGTCAGACACATCCTTGCGGAAGTGCTCAGAGTCATACAACAGACCTTTCCGAAATCGATCGCGATCAAACGCAATCTTCCGACTGATACACTTTGGTTGATTTCTGCGGATGCGACCCAACTCCACCAAGTCTTCATGAATCTCTGTGTGAATGCGCGAGATGCAATGCCAGAAGGCGGCACGTTGCAACTAACCGCAGAAAACGTAGTTATCGATGAGAACTATGCTCGGATGAATATTGATGCTCATTCGGGAGCATACGTCGTGGTGACGATCGCAGATACTGGAACAGGCATGGCACCCGAAATCATTGAGCGCATCTTTGAGCCATTCTTTACAACCAAAGCATCCGGGCATGGAACTGGACTCGGCTTATCTACGACAACCGCGATCGTGAAAAGTCATGGTGGATTTATGAATGTCTATAGCGAGGTGAATCGCGGCACTCGGTTCAAAGTGTACTTTCCTGCGATCGAAGGAACGGAAATCCCTCTAGAACAAGACTTGACGACTTTGAAGGGCAATCATGAACTGGTGTTGGTCGTGGATGATGAAGCCTCGGTTCGCGAAATCACGAAAGCAACTTTAGAAGCTTACAACTATCGAGTTTTAACAGCGAGTGATGGCGTTGAAGCGATGACTCAATATGCACAACATCGGCAAGAGATTAGCATGGTGCTGCTTGATCTAATGATGCCGACCTTGGATGGTTTGACCACAATTCGAGCATTGCAGAAAATAAATCCTTCTATCTTGATTGTAGCAATGAGTGGACTTGCTGCGAATGAAGCAGTGGCTCAAGCAACCCGTGTTGGAATTCAGCACTGTCTAGCCAAACCTTTTACGGCTCAGGAGCTGCTTCAGATTCTGCACACCTTGAAAACCAGAACTATCTCGCTGAGATAAAACCAATTTGGGGTCTAACTACTGGAGCATCAATTTGTGGATCGGTTTGGGATTGCTAACTTCTAACGATCGACCTTTCAGATCTCAATCACCAGATCGGCAACGAAATCTTCATTCCGCTCATCCGGATAGCCTCTCGGATTGCAAATCACTCGCGTCTCTCCAATCCGATAATCTTGCTGGGTATGAATATGCCCATGCACCCACAATGCAGCACCAGACTCTTCAACAAAAGAATCAAGATGCGAAGCATACGCAGCGCTTAGAATGTCTTCTCGATCGCGCTCTAGTATCGATCGTGGACTTGGTGCATGATGCGTGATGATCACAACTTTACCTGTGCTAAGACTTTTCACTTCCTCACTCAGCCATCTCAGCGATTTCTGATGGATCACAAATGTATCTAACGATCGCAGCTTCCGATACTGTGGACTCACTCGAATTCTGCGATAGTCATTTTTCATCTGTGTTGCATGATAGCCTGCAATCCTCGGATCACCGAACAATCCAAAATTCGTCCACAAAGTACAGCCTAGGAATGTGATATCACCAATTGTTAAGCGATCGTTCTCCAGAACATAAACATTCGTTCCTTCAGCCAATTGCTTCAGATCATCAATATGCTTCGGAAATGCCCTACCGTAATATTCGTGATTTCCAAGAACATAGAGAACAGGTTTATCTGGAAAAGTTGCTTTAATCCAATCGATTCCCTTTTTGCCAACGTGAATATCTCCCGCCAAAATTACGATGTCTGCATCAGTTTTAGGCGGATTGAATGACTCGAATTCTACGTGCAAATCACTCAGGATATGTAACTTCATCTACGTTCTGCGATCGCTTCTTCTGCCAAAGCGTCTAACTTACCCTCTGCGATGTCTTGCTCGATTTGCTCATCCCAACGCTGATAATCCAAATCAGAAAACCATTGTCTGAGCCGCTGAAATTCGTCAGGCGGAAGCGTAAGAATGGCGGCTTCAATTTGCTCAAGGGTTGACATACCAAGTTTTACCTTTGAAGATTTAGCACAACTATAGATCTAACTGTAGCCGAACTTGACGAGTACAAAATACAACGATCGACAATCCGCTTAGCGAGTTCGAGAGCGCGATCGTCCACTGAAGTGGCGATACCCTATTAAACCGCCAACCTAAACAGATACTGCCTTTTGGTTTGCTATCTCAGCAAGTTGAAACGCTTTTCGGGCTTGTAAATTTTCCGCATAGACTATCAGCTTATGCGGAATTTGAAGCGGAAATTGCACCGCAAGCCGAAGCGCAGACATCAGACAAGTACAGAGTAAGATATCTGCTACTGTAAACGCCCCACCCAAAATATAAGACTTAGTATCTTCGAGCCAACTTTCTGCAACTAGAATTTGCTGATTGAACCCATTGATTGCTACTTCAACCGCTTCAGGCGAGGGCTTGTAGTACTGAACTAGGCTACCTCCATGTTTCGCAATGACGTAAAGCGTGTGCGCGTCTAACTCAGTCATCACATAGAAACAGACTTGAAAGAATCGCGCTCGTTGCTCAATTTCTACATCAGGAAGAAACTTTCCACCACCATACCTTTCTGCTAGGTAAAGACAGATTGCAGCACTTTCGGAGATGATAAGATCACCATCCTGCAAAGATGGAATCTTCCGCCCAGGATGTATCGCAGTATAAGCAGAGGTTTGCATTTGTTGAGATCGAGATTGAATCAGTTCAGTCTTGTAAGAGATGCCCAATTCTTGTAACATCCAATGTACTCGCAGCGATCGTAAACTTCCTACTCCATAAACAATTAGGTCGTTCATCTCAAGAAGGTCTTTGACAAACTTATTTCACAGCCGCTTCATTTCCACTCTCAGCCGCTAATTGCTCCAATCGCTCTTGCTGATCCTGAGAGATACAAGTTTCGATCACATCCTCTAAATCGCCTTCTAACACCGGATTCAAGGCAAAGTTCTGTCCCAAGCGGTGGTCGGTCACGCGATTGTCTTTGTAGTTGTAGGTGCGAATCTTCTCCGATCGCTCTCCCGTCCCAACTTGCGATCGACGCATTGAAGTAATCGCATCTTGCTGCTCTCGCAACTTGATCTCATACAGCTTCGCTCTCAAAATCTGCATCGCCCGTTCCCGGTTCTGAAGCTGCGATCGCTCTTCTGTACAAAACACCCGAATCCCCGTCGGCTTGTGAATCAAATCGACTGCTGTTTCAACTTTGTTGACGTTCTGACCCCCTGCACCACCCGATCGAGCCGTCTTCATCTCAATATCTTTCGGGTCGATGTGAATTTCCACATCATCAACCTCTGGCATGATTGCGACCGTCGCTGTTGAAGTATGAACTCGTCCAGAAGCTTCAGTGACCGGAACCCGCTGCACCCGGTGAACCCCAGCCTCAAACTTCAACTTGCTATAAACACGATCGCCCTGAATTTCCATAATGGCTTCTTTGAAGCCGCCCAACCCTTCCGCCAGGGATTCACTCGCCATCTTGATGCGCCAGCCTTGACGCTCCGCATACCGCGAGTACATTCTCACCAAATCCCCAGCCCAAATGCTGGCTTCATCTCCGCCTGTGCCCGCCCGAATTTCCAACATGATGTTCTTGTCATCATTGGGATCACTCGGAAGCAGCAAAATCTTTAATCGGTTTTCTAATTCTTGCAGCTTGGCTTGGAGTTCTTCCACTTCCATCGCTGCCATTTCTTGCATTTCGAGATCGCCGCCGGACTCTTTTAAGAGTTGCCGCGCTCCAGCAAGGTCTTGCTCAGTTTTGCGCCAAAGCTCGTAGGTATTGACCGTTTCTTCTAACGACGATCGAGATTTTGCTACGCGCTGAAACTCACCCGGATCTTTTGCAATATCCGGGTCTGCGAGTCTCCGCGTCAGTTCGTTAAAGGTTTGCTCAACCGAATTTAGTTTGTCAATCAGGTATGCTTCAGCCATCGGACTCGCCTCAAAAAGTAAGAAAATTTCGGTGAAAAGACAATCGCGGCAACTCAAAACGCGATCGTCCAATGAGTTTTCAACCGAGTTGTCCTACTTTTGTTCTTCGCTCATGCCATACTTCCGCAAGAACCGCTCTACTCGTCCCTCAGTGTCAATAATCTTCTGAGTTCCAGTGAAAAACGGATGATTGCCTGACCACACATCAACGTGCAATTCTGGCTTGGTCGAACCCACGGTCGCAACGTGTTCACCGTTACAGAAAACCTTAGCTTCAGGATACCAAGTCGGATGAATGCCTTGTTTTGCCATTGTCTTTTCTCCAGCGTTCTATATCTAGTGTAACAATTAGCGTTTCGAGAACTGGGGAGCTTTCCGAGCCTTGCGAAGACCGTATTTTCTCCGTTCTTTCGCTCTCGGATCACGGGTGAGGTAGCCTTCGACTTTCAGCGGCTTGCGGTTTTCGGGGTCGAGTTCGCACAATGCACGAGCGACACCCAGTTTGATCGCGTCTGCTTGTCCGGTCAATCCGCCACCGTGAGCATTCACCAAAATATCGTATTCACCTTCCAAGCCGAGAGTTTCCAAGGGTGCTTTCGCGCCAGAGAGATACTCTTGGTTGAACTGGAGGTAAAGATCACCGGGCTTGCCGTTGATCGTAATCGTGCCCTCACCGGGAACTAGACGGACACGAGCGATCGCATTCTTGCGGCGACCTGTGCCCTGATACATCACTCGTCCTTCAGTTGCTTGCATGGATTACTTTTCTCCCGGAATCGTGCTGATTTCTAAGACTTTGGGTTGCTGTGCGGCATGAGGATGATCTGCACCCGCATACACTTTCATTTTGGTAAACAGTTGGCGACCGAGTGAATTTTTCGGCAGCATTCCTTTAACTGCTTGCTCGATGATGCGCTCTGGCAATCTTGCTTGCAGTTTTTCAAAGGATTCGGTCTTCATTCCACCCGGACGACCGGAGTGACGACGATATACTTTTTGGGTGGCTTTTTTGCCAGTAACGACGACTTTATCCGCATTGATCACAACGACGAAATCGCCTGTATCTAAGTGCGGGGTGTAAGTCGGTTTGTTTTTACCGCGAAGTACCATCGCGATTTCGGTTGCCAAACGTCCGAGGCGTTGATCCGCTGCATCCACAACGTACCAATCGCGCTGGATCTCAGCGACCGGAGGTAGGTAGGTTTTGTTTTCCATGAGTTTGGGGTTTAGTTAAAAAGGAGTCAGTTCGGGGACAGTCGATCGCGGTAAAACCAGTTTCGGCTGTGAATCAAACCAGAGTTCCGGGGGAAAAGGCATCTCAGGATAGCCCACTCTTAGCAAGCAGAGTCCTTGAGGGGGAGCCGCATACCGCACTTCATCGCGCCGTTCTTCTGTCCACAAGCGCGTAAAGTCCTGAATCGATCGATCTCCACGTCCCACTTCTACCAGCAGTCCGACCAGAAGCCGCATCATCCCATACAGAAATCCACTTGCCTGAACTTCAATATAGAGAAACGAATCTTGTCTCACACATTCCGCCGCTTGGATATCCACCCAAGCATGGGGACGGCTCGAATTTGCCCTCTGAAAAGCTG
Coding sequences within it:
- a CDS encoding hypothetical protein (hypothetical protein Krac_5317;~similar to AA sequence:cyanobase_aa:LBDG_28330) yields the protein MVVASQLMQLTRRQFTARLSLTVLGVISSSKVNAMSTPPESSFLLGTTFSQLQCSYLGLDYQDTFQRLCEVGFDRIRLCSYWNEIEAVENQYDFKTIDWLLEESDRRTVKVVLTVGMKAPRYPEFHFPRWLEAYYDTRASEKPMDSNPAIADLTLKLIDAVVSHVRDASSLHYWQVENEPFVRFEITGGRSISPEFVQQEVKLVRSRARSQQKILLTAGIHLPHPQPEDDQAFQASRKLADAVGINVYAKVPDGKQSYLQPSEAYWRKLQIWQQVLSDDRKESWIAEAQAEPWEPGELVPVRKLNYPSSSPLQASELVRSVAALGYRSVMLWGCEYWDWNQKKGRSHWWDAMQNLAQFRNA
- a CDS encoding response regulator receiver protein (similar to AA sequence:cyanobase_aa:Cyan7425_2946); translation: MTKRILIIDDEPDIRETTQLCLEIARGWEVLTAGSSAEGLEKAAIEQPDAVLLDVMMPDMDGLATFERLQANPATHNIPVILLTAKAQASDRRQFTQFAIAAVITKPYDPLTLADQIAAILEL
- a CDS encoding two-component hybrid sensor and regulator (similar to AA sequence:cyanobase_aa:glr4212) translates to MTRSLYIIPQGIHQPSQFFIEGRQPVLPAALNSFDRQSSPPVLEHHPLWQTWLDLEPRTEGGWLVDNIELSEMPEELAISLIDAKIRSVLVIPIQYRQQILGHLSVFRSEIDIERIWAGKLGQDDPRQIIPKRSFESWKELRTGQAQPWTNFDRELAHTLSHLFAVAIHQRSLFQRVRSLNAHLKRDVKRRKKVELELATLNSNLERCVLQRTMQLQRTNEELIRQIEQREFIIEERQRAEASIERLSHQNELILNSAGDGIYGIDAQGVITFVNSTAAKMLGYEVDDLVGQWMHTYLKHSKSDGIPYLLADSPIHTTIRKGTVEHCSGDLFQHRDGSTFPVEYVSSPILECDRIAGAVIVFKDITDRQAVEQMKDEFVSIVSHELRTPLTSIRSTLGLLSSGLIDDRPDKSKRMLEIAYSNTNRLVRLISDILDIERIKFGKVAMDKRRCNAAEVMVQSTDAMRAMAEREGIKLSVTSIAAELWADPDRIIQTLTNLLNNAIKFSPAGSTVWLTAEFVDSHRKRKRNRSGGAYVRFCVKDQGIGIPEDKLDVIFDRFQQVDASNSRQQGGTGLGLAICREIVQQHDGQIWVESRFEAGSTFYFTIPVFSGG
- a CDS encoding hypothetical protein (similar to AA sequence:cyanobase_aa:Cyan7425_5027), with the protein product MSPYLEACCLRASATVSYARAERDIAVYTGMRVSAKTQQRLVQRQPWEELEPEAPEPILEISIDGGNVKLTSGTQDEPDWRQYKAVRINGKGESRAWFQDNEALVATVSARPMAEVVVCLGDGHDGIWNLHQQIVALSEQRIEILDWYHLKENLFKLSSDEIDREQIEAQLWKGDVSAALAQLAACPSDEAERFCNYLLKHQHRIVNYDYYAAEELCSIGSGAVESLVKQIDQRLQIVGGRWKAEHIPKVLAQRCAYLNEQLNPTTSILSRR
- a CDS encoding unknown protein (similar to AA sequence:cyanobase_aa:asl7669), which gives rise to MTPEDQQALNAHVQAIAKILYNDADKSQITNLAEIEAMVRTQVQQHVTPGLGSFLSQQLPPQLKATRDG
- a CDS encoding multi-sensor signal transduction histidine kinase (similar to AA sequence:cyanobase_aa:Npun_R5313) — protein: MFSTPHDATLSEAQQTAFAVLLHRMINQIRQSLELPTILNATVAEVRAFLQTDRVKIYRFDTDGSGEVVAESIQDNRLPSLLNHWFPAGDIPPEARELFLKVRQRSIVDVSTQEIGTSPLIEDSNGTVIEGELYFRAVDPCHIEYLTAMGVRSSLVVPIIAQGELWGLLVSHHSEPHRFTQAELQIIQLISDQVSIAIAQSNILHETRRYAAQEAAINQITSLLHALPEMQLQQALEQVVQAFEGIGGRLYIGSVSPSEEKNENKGNRFLKRFPR